From Streptomyces sp. NBC_01551:
CGCGATCACCATCGGCTCGATCGCGAGGACCATGCCGGGGCGCAGCTTCATGCCGCGCCCCGGCCGGCCCTCGTTGGGCACGCCCGGGTCCTCGTGCATGGCGCGGCCGATGCCGTGGCCGCCGAAGCCGTCCGGGATGCCGTATCCGGCGGCGCGGCAGACCCCGCCGACGGCGTGGGCGATGTCGCCGATCCGGTTGCCGGGGACGGCGGCGGCGATGCCGGCGGCGAGGGCCGCCTCGGCGGTCCCGATCAGCCGGAGGTCGGCGGGGCGGGCCCGGCCGACGGTGAAGCTGACGGCCGCGTCCCCGGCCCAGCCGTTCAGCCGGGCGCCGAAGTCGATGCTGACCAGGTCGCCGTCGCGCAGCCGGTGGTCGCCGGGGATGCCGTGCACGATCGCGTCGTTGACCGAGGCGCAGATGACGGCGGGGAAGGGCACGGGCGCGAAGTGCGGCCGGTAACCGAGGAAGGGCGAGGTCGCGCCGGCTTCCCGGAGCACCTCGCGGGCCACCTCGTCCAGGTCGAGGAGGGTGACGCCGACGCGGGCGGCCTCCCGGGTCGCCGCGAGGGCCTGGGCGACCACGCGGCCGGCGGCGCGCATGTCGTCGATGTTCTGGTCCGTCTTCAGTTCCACCATGCCAATAACTATACCGGTATAACTTTAACGGGATAGTTATTGGGGTGAGGGGTAGGATGGCGGCATGGTCCGTACCCCACTCACCCCCGAAGAGCGCGAGCGCGGCGAGCGGCTCGGCGCGCTGCTGCGCGAGGCGCGCGCCGGTCGCAGCATGGTCGAGGTCGCGGCGAGCGCCGGCCTGTCCGCCGAGACCCTGCGCAAGATCGAGACGGGGCGTGCGCCCACCCCCGCGTTCTTCACCGTCGCCGCGCTGGCCGAGGCGCTCGGCCTCTCGCTCGACGACGTGATGCGGCGCTGCGCGTTCGTGCCCGTCTGAGCCGGGCCGCCGAGTCGCCGGGCCGCCGAGTCGCCGGGCCGCCGGGCCGCCGTTCGGGCGGGGCCGGGCGGCCGAACGGCCGATTCGGGGTTGGGTTCGCCCGGGGCGCGGGGCAAGCGTGAAGGCGTGTCTGCCAAGAACGCATCGAAGCAACTCGGCATCGGACTGGTCGGCGCCCTCCTCGCGGCCGGCCTGCTTCTCGCGGCCTGCGCCGTCCCCGACGGGCGTGCGCACGACGCCCGGGATCCGGGAGCGGCCCGGGAGGCCGGCGAGGAACCCCCTAAGGTCGGGGGATGACGCTTGAGGAGCTCGGCAAGGCGCGGTACGTCAGTCTCACCACCTTCCGCAAGGACGGCACGCCGGTGGCCACCCCGGTGTGGGCGGTGGCGGACGGCGGTGAGCTGTACGTGTGGACGCGCAGCGACTCGTGGAAGGTGAAGCGGATCCGCAACAACGGGCGGGTCGCCGTCTCCGCGTGCGATGTGCGGGGGCGGGTGGTGGAAGGCGCGCCGGTGCTGGAGGGCGAGGCGCGGCTGCTGGACGAGGCGGGGCTGAAGCGGGTGCGGGGGCTGATGTCGCGCAAGTACCGCTGGCAGTTCTGGATGCTGGACGTGCCCGCCGCGGTGTTCCGGCGGGGCGTGCGGCCGCACACGGGGATCGCCGTCAAGCTTTGAGACTCCCGTAGCCCGCCCGTAACACGGGTGGGATCCAATGCGGGCATGGAGACCGCGACTTCGCCGGCGATCAGTCAACTCTCGGACTACTTACGGGCGTTGACGCAGAGACTGGATCCCGGGGCGGGCTGGTACGGGGAGTTCCTGCGGCGGGACCGGGAGGGCCTGCGGGCCTGCGTGGACGGGGTGGCGATGCCGCCGTGGGACGTCGTGGAGTCGCTGCTGTGGGACGCGGGAGCGGACGCCCGCGAGGCGGCGTACGCGGCCCGGCTGCGGGCGGCGGCCGTCACGGCGTGGGACATGCGGCCGGGCGGGACGGCGGAACTCCGGACCCTGCTCGCGGCGGCCGCGGCGCAGCGCGCCGCGTCGGAGACGACCCTGCGCCACCTGACGGACCGCCTCGCCGCGACCCCGCCGGACGCGGCCGCCCTGTCCCGGGAACTCACCTGGGCCCAAGACGATGCCACCCGGGCCGCCGCCCGTCACGCGGACCTGACGGCCCGCCTGACCGCCGCCACCCCGGCTCCGCCGGGCGGCCCCGCGCCCGGGCGCACCGTATACGGTCCGCCCGCACCCCAGGACCGAGCGGGCGGCGGATCGGCCGCCGCATCGCCGGAGGCGGGGGCGGGGCCCGCGCCCGGCCCCGAACCGGATTTCACGGGCGGGGAGTTGCCCGGGGCTCCGCAGCGGCCCATGGGGAACGCGGAGGTCGCGGCGCCGGTGGGGCGGGCCGAGGGGCGGTGGCTGCGGGGCGGCCGCCGGGCCGGTGGCGCCCGGTACGCGGGGTCGGCGGCCCCCGACGCCCCGGCATTCACCCCGCCCCCCGGCCACCCGGCCGGCGGCGCCCCGGTGAAGTCCCCACGCGGCGCCCGCTTCGCCCCGCCCGACAACGTCGCCCCGGATCCCGACCTCCCCGCCCCGCCCGGCGAGCCGCTCGCCCCGCCCGGGGGTGTGGCTCCGGAGCCCGTGCTGCCCGCCCCGCGCGGCGCCCGGTTCGGCCCGCCGCGGACCGGCGTCCCGGAGGGTGGGCTGTCCGAGTCCCGTGGTGCCCTGTTCGGTTCGCGCGCGGACGCGGCGGGTGGGGGTGTGGCGCCGGAAGGCGGTCCGTCCGACGCCGTCGGGTGGGGTTCGGGTGCTGCCGGGGAAACGCGGGGGCTGGTCGCCGCGCTGGGGGCGCTGCGGGCGCAGGGGCGGGGCGGGGAGGCGCACGTGCTGTTGTGCGAGGCCGCCGCCGGGCCCGCCGCGTGGTTGCCCGGGCTGGCCGAGGAGTTGGGGCGCGCCGGGCTCGCGGCCGACTGGGCCACGCTGCTCTGGGAGGCGGCCTCGCTCCCGCCCGAGCGGCTGGCCGCGGCCGCCGCAGCCCTCGGCGAGGCCGGCCGGCACGCCGACTGCGACGCGCTGCTGCGCCAGGGCGCCGCCCGCCCCACCGCCGAGATCGCCGACGCCGCCCAGGCCCTCGCCACCGCCGGCCGCGCCCGCGAGGCCGACGCCCTGCTCGGCGCCTTCGTCCGCGTCCGCACCCCGGCGGAAGC
This genomic window contains:
- a CDS encoding PPOX class F420-dependent oxidoreductase: MTLEELGKARYVSLTTFRKDGTPVATPVWAVADGGELYVWTRSDSWKVKRIRNNGRVAVSACDVRGRVVEGAPVLEGEARLLDEAGLKRVRGLMSRKYRWQFWMLDVPAAVFRRGVRPHTGIAVKL
- a CDS encoding helix-turn-helix domain-containing protein — encoded protein: MVRTPLTPEERERGERLGALLREARAGRSMVEVAASAGLSAETLRKIETGRAPTPAFFTVAALAEALGLSLDDVMRRCAFVPV
- the map gene encoding type I methionyl aminopeptidase, which gives rise to MVELKTDQNIDDMRAAGRVVAQALAATREAARVGVTLLDLDEVAREVLREAGATSPFLGYRPHFAPVPFPAVICASVNDAIVHGIPGDHRLRDGDLVSIDFGARLNGWAGDAAVSFTVGRARPADLRLIGTAEAALAAGIAAAVPGNRIGDIAHAVGGVCRAAGYGIPDGFGGHGIGRAMHEDPGVPNEGRPGRGMKLRPGMVLAIEPMVIAGGTDDYRCDADGWTLRTVDGSRAAHAEHTVAITADGPRILTAL
- a CDS encoding UL36 very large tegument protein, with translation MTQRLDPGAGWYGEFLRRDREGLRACVDGVAMPPWDVVESLLWDAGADAREAAYAARLRAAAVTAWDMRPGGTAELRTLLAAAAAQRAASETTLRHLTDRLAATPPDAAALSRELTWAQDDATRAAARHADLTARLTAATPAPPGGPAPGRTVYGPPAPQDRAGGGSAAASPEAGAGPAPGPEPDFTGGELPGAPQRPMGNAEVAAPVGRAEGRWLRGGRRAGGARYAGSAAPDAPAFTPPPGHPAGGAPVKSPRGARFAPPDNVAPDPDLPAPPGEPLAPPGGVAPEPVLPAPRGARFGPPRTGVPEGGLSESRGALFGSRADAAGGGVAPEGGPSDAVGWGSGAAGETRGLVAALGALRAQGRGGEAHVLLCEAAAGPAAWLPGLAEELGRAGLAADWATLLWEAASLPPERLAAAAAALGEAGRHADCDALLRQGAARPTAEIADAAQALATAGRAREADALLGAFVRVRTPAEAAALARRAPQWFAPRLLRAARAVSASSHGDLVHAFRVAGIVPA